A part of Planococcus sp. MB-3u-03 genomic DNA contains:
- a CDS encoding PstS family phosphate ABC transporter substrate-binding protein, translated as MRNWKFAMASTILGSALVLGACGSTEETATGSETADSASDEAVVEGSVTGDGSSTVAPILEGIVEEYAAVQPEVQVTVGVSGTGGGFEKFVQGETAFSNASRPIKEEEVAALEEAGIEYTEFLLAYDGLSVVVNQENDWVEDLTVEDLKKLWVEDGSTKMWSDINPEWPDEEVVFYAPGTASGTYDYFNEVILEEEDIVESATLSEDDNTLVQGIQGDENAIGFFGYAYYIANQDTLKVVTIDGVEPTPETIESGDYSPLSRPLFTYANNAKIAEDEAAYDFMQFTLENAGQMAEAVGYVPLAVEDYEQGLADLEALK; from the coding sequence ATGAGAAACTGGAAGTTCGCTATGGCATCAACAATTCTTGGATCGGCACTGGTACTTGGAGCATGCGGCAGCACGGAAGAAACTGCAACAGGCAGCGAAACGGCTGATTCCGCTTCAGACGAAGCAGTGGTAGAAGGTTCGGTCACTGGTGACGGTTCTTCCACAGTCGCGCCAATCCTTGAAGGCATTGTTGAAGAATACGCAGCAGTTCAACCTGAAGTCCAAGTAACGGTCGGTGTTTCCGGTACGGGCGGCGGATTCGAAAAATTCGTCCAAGGTGAAACAGCTTTCTCGAATGCTTCTAGACCAATTAAAGAAGAAGAAGTTGCTGCTCTAGAAGAAGCAGGCATCGAATACACGGAATTCCTTCTTGCTTATGACGGACTTTCGGTAGTCGTCAACCAGGAAAACGACTGGGTGGAAGATTTGACAGTTGAAGATCTGAAAAAACTTTGGGTAGAAGACGGCAGCACAAAAATGTGGTCTGACATCAACCCGGAATGGCCGGATGAAGAAGTCGTATTTTATGCCCCAGGTACAGCTTCTGGAACTTACGATTACTTCAATGAAGTCATCTTAGAAGAAGAAGATATCGTCGAATCGGCGACATTGTCTGAAGACGACAACACACTCGTACAAGGAATCCAAGGAGATGAAAATGCGATCGGATTCTTCGGATATGCATACTACATCGCAAACCAAGATACATTGAAAGTCGTAACGATTGATGGCGTCGAGCCAACTCCAGAAACAATTGAATCCGGTGATTATTCACCACTGTCGCGCCCACTCTTCACTTACGCCAACAATGCGAAAATTGCTGAAGATGAAGCGGCTTACGATTTCATGCAGTTCACTTTAGAGAATGCTGGTCAAATGGCTGAAGCTGTCGGATACGTCCCATTGGCAGTAGAGGATTACGAGCAAGGCCTGGCAGATCTTGAAGCGTTGAAATAA
- the pstC gene encoding phosphate ABC transporter permease subunit PstC, which translates to MRTSVQELIAKSKDKKSKKFIEKLIPFLLFLIASVSVLTTIGIVLTLIIETVTFFTRVPLSDFIFGTTWLPFANSGAQFGIWPLIVGTLKITGIAIVVAVPIGISAAIYLSEYASDNVRRIVKPVLEVLAGVPTIVYGFFALTFVTPVLQSFFPEIKIFNAISPGIVVGIMIIPMIASLSEDAMSSVPKSIRDGALAMGSTKFEVAWKITVPAALSGIIASVVLGLSRAIGETMIVSLAAGSTPKFDGDFTGSIQTMTAYIVQVSKGDAGYGTTIYYSIYAVGFTLFLFTMAMNILAGYISKRFREEY; encoded by the coding sequence ATGCGGACATCGGTTCAAGAACTGATCGCAAAGTCGAAAGATAAGAAAAGTAAAAAATTTATTGAGAAACTCATACCGTTTCTATTGTTCTTGATCGCTTCTGTTTCGGTTTTGACAACAATCGGCATTGTCCTGACATTAATCATTGAAACGGTCACGTTCTTTACACGGGTCCCGCTTTCTGATTTCATTTTTGGCACGACTTGGCTGCCGTTCGCCAATAGCGGAGCGCAGTTCGGCATTTGGCCATTAATCGTCGGCACACTGAAAATTACCGGCATCGCGATTGTCGTAGCTGTGCCGATCGGCATTTCGGCTGCCATCTATTTGAGCGAATACGCTTCTGACAACGTACGGCGTATCGTCAAGCCGGTTCTTGAAGTGCTGGCGGGAGTTCCGACCATCGTCTATGGCTTTTTCGCACTGACGTTCGTGACACCTGTATTGCAAAGCTTTTTTCCGGAAATCAAGATCTTCAACGCGATTTCACCAGGGATTGTCGTTGGCATCATGATCATCCCGATGATCGCTTCGTTGTCGGAAGACGCCATGTCGTCTGTCCCGAAAAGCATTCGCGATGGCGCACTTGCCATGGGTTCGACGAAATTTGAAGTCGCTTGGAAAATCACCGTTCCAGCAGCATTGTCCGGCATCATTGCGTCGGTTGTGCTCGGCTTGTCCCGTGCGATCGGCGAGACGATGATCGTTTCGCTTGCGGCAGGGTCAACGCCGAAATTCGATGGCGATTTCACTGGTTCGATCCAGACGATGACCGCCTATATCGTGCAAGTATCCAAAGGCGATGCCGGCTATGGAACGACGATCTATTATTCCATCTATGCGGTCGGGTTTACCTTATTCCTCTTCACGATGGCGATGAATATCCTGGCTGGGTATATATCAAAACGTTTCCGGGAGGAATATTAA
- the pstA gene encoding phosphate ABC transporter permease PstA → MRYIEHEKVVRRMNGRMVVNRVFQGLFMFATALALLALVILLYRIVSQGAGHLSLDFLTNFASRFPDQAGIKAALVGSIWLMAVVAPTSILLGVGSAIYLEEYAKKGRITTFIQMNISNLAGVPSVVFGLLGLTIFVRALALGNSILAAGFTMSLLILPVIIVAAQEAIRSVPGELRDASYGMGATKWQTIVRIILPAAIPGILTGSILALSRAIGETAPLIVVGIPVIIQFLPEGVMDTFTALPMQIYDWSSRPQAEFQTVAAAGIIVLMVVLLFMNSIAVFIRNKFDKSY, encoded by the coding sequence ATGAGATACATTGAACACGAAAAGGTCGTCCGGCGAATGAACGGCCGGATGGTCGTCAACCGGGTCTTTCAAGGGCTCTTCATGTTTGCGACGGCGCTCGCGCTGCTGGCGCTGGTGATCTTGCTGTACCGGATCGTCAGTCAAGGAGCGGGTCATCTGTCGCTCGACTTCCTTACTAATTTTGCTTCACGCTTCCCGGATCAAGCGGGGATTAAAGCGGCGCTCGTCGGGTCGATCTGGCTGATGGCAGTGGTCGCTCCTACATCCATTTTGCTTGGTGTAGGATCAGCGATTTATTTAGAAGAATACGCCAAAAAAGGGCGCATCACGACGTTTATCCAAATGAATATTTCCAATTTGGCGGGGGTTCCGTCAGTGGTCTTCGGACTTTTGGGATTGACGATTTTTGTCCGCGCATTAGCGCTCGGCAACAGCATCCTTGCAGCAGGATTTACAATGAGCTTGCTCATCCTGCCGGTCATTATCGTAGCGGCACAGGAAGCAATTCGTTCGGTTCCGGGCGAATTGCGTGATGCATCGTACGGAATGGGTGCAACCAAATGGCAGACCATCGTGCGCATCATCTTGCCGGCAGCAATTCCCGGCATCCTGACAGGCAGCATCTTGGCCTTGTCGCGTGCCATCGGCGAAACGGCGCCGCTGATCGTGGTCGGCATCCCGGTTATCATCCAGTTTTTGCCTGAAGGCGTCATGGACACATTCACCGCCTTGCCGATGCAAATCTACGATTGGTCGAGCCGCCCGCAAGCTGAGTTCCAGACGGTCGCAGCTGCCGGGATCATCGTCTTGATGGTCGTGTTGTTATTCATGAATTCAATAGCAGTCTTCATTCGAAACAAATTCGATAAATCCTATTAA
- the pstB gene encoding phosphate ABC transporter ATP-binding protein PstB — MNTATIKTKINTAEPTSVEQAEKESVYSTRQLNLWYGNNHALKNIDLEIGENEVTAIIGPSGCGKSTYLKTLNRMVELVPSVKTSGEIQYRGRNIFESSYGVEELRTRVGMVFQKPNPFPKSIYDNIAYGPRIHGIKNKKILDEIVEKSLRGAAIWDEVKDRLNENAYGISGGQQQRICIARTLAIEPDVILMDEPTSALDPISTLKIEELVQELKEQYSIIIVTHNMQQAARISDKTAFFLNGEVIEYDRTDTIFSNPADKRTEDYISGRFG, encoded by the coding sequence ATGAACACAGCAACGATCAAAACGAAAATCAATACAGCAGAGCCTACTTCAGTAGAACAAGCTGAAAAAGAAAGTGTCTATAGCACGCGCCAGTTGAATTTGTGGTATGGCAATAACCATGCCTTGAAAAACATTGACTTGGAAATCGGGGAAAATGAAGTCACGGCGATTATCGGGCCATCAGGGTGCGGGAAATCGACTTATTTGAAAACATTGAACCGCATGGTGGAACTGGTGCCTTCTGTGAAGACTTCAGGGGAAATCCAATACCGCGGCCGCAATATTTTCGAATCCAGTTACGGTGTTGAAGAATTGCGCACACGCGTCGGAATGGTGTTCCAAAAGCCGAATCCGTTCCCGAAATCGATTTACGACAATATCGCTTACGGCCCGCGCATCCATGGCATCAAAAACAAGAAAATTCTGGATGAAATCGTCGAAAAAAGTTTACGCGGCGCAGCCATCTGGGACGAAGTGAAAGACCGCCTGAATGAAAATGCATACGGCATCTCGGGCGGCCAGCAGCAGCGGATCTGCATCGCGCGGACCTTGGCGATCGAACCGGACGTCATCTTGATGGACGAGCCGACATCTGCACTTGATCCGATTTCGACTTTGAAAATTGAAGAATTGGTGCAGGAATTGAAAGAGCAATACAGCATCATCATCGTGACACATAATATGCAGCAAGCTGCGCGGATTTCTGATAAAACTGCCTTCTTCTTGAATGGGGAAGTCATCGAATATGACCGCACGGATACAATTTTCTCTAACCCTGCCGATAAACGGACAGAGGATTATATTTCAGGTCGATTCGGCTGA
- the phoU gene encoding phosphate signaling complex protein PhoU, with translation MAVREKFEYELHSAQEQLITLSTMAIDALDKSMKALIAHDIDKALQVIDDDANINRLEEVLNDQVILLIAKQSPVATDLRRLIVTIKVASDMERVGDYAVNIAKETIRIGQQDLLEPINKIQRMHELATSMLRQGIDALIEEDVEKAKEIADLDDEVDDLYGEAIRLLFQHSAKEPEQLSQVTQLAFICRYMERSADYATNIAEQLFYLVRGRHYDLNK, from the coding sequence ATGGCAGTACGCGAAAAGTTTGAATATGAACTGCACTCAGCACAGGAACAATTGATTACACTGAGCACGATGGCAATCGATGCACTCGACAAATCGATGAAGGCGCTCATCGCCCATGACATCGACAAGGCGCTTCAAGTGATCGACGATGATGCCAATATCAACCGCCTCGAAGAAGTGCTCAACGACCAGGTGATTCTCTTGATCGCCAAGCAATCACCGGTTGCGACCGATCTTCGGCGCTTGATCGTCACGATCAAAGTCGCATCGGATATGGAGCGGGTTGGGGATTACGCCGTCAACATCGCAAAAGAGACGATCCGCATCGGGCAGCAGGACCTGCTTGAGCCAATCAACAAGATCCAGCGCATGCACGAACTCGCAACATCCATGCTGCGCCAGGGTATTGATGCCTTGATAGAAGAAGATGTGGAAAAAGCGAAAGAAATCGCGGACCTCGATGACGAAGTCGATGATTTATACGGCGAAGCGATCCGGCTTTTGTTCCAGCACAGCGCAAAAGAGCCTGAACAGCTCAGCCAAGTGACGCAGCTGGCGTTTATCTGCCGCTATATGGAACGATCGGCGGATTATGCAACCAATATCGCGGAGCAATTATTCTACCTCGTCCGCGGCCGCCATTACGATCTGAACAAATGA
- the rpmG gene encoding 50S ribosomal protein L33: protein MRVNITLACTDCGERNYSTVKNKRNNPERLELKKYCSREKKMTTHRETK, encoded by the coding sequence ATGCGTGTAAACATTACACTAGCTTGCACAGACTGTGGCGAAAGAAACTACAGCACTGTTAAAAATAAGCGCAACAACCCTGAGCGTCTTGAATTGAAAAAATATTGCTCACGTGAAAAGAAAATGACAACACACCGTGAAACGAAGTAA
- a CDS encoding 5-formyltetrahydrofolate cyclo-ligase, translated as MEKAVLRKSVIGQMSELTKSQHAQMSSVILEKLLEDPDFQKAETIGVTISRWPEVDTIPLIETCWRLGKRVAAPKCFAKDRTMDFRLFNRLGQLEVVYMDLQEPIEALTEAIGPESLDLLIVPGVVFTQSGYRIGFGGGYYDRYLSGFNGNTRSLAFDFQLTGELPIESHDIPVDGIITEKRTIDSKAVRA; from the coding sequence ATGGAAAAAGCAGTGTTGAGGAAATCGGTCATCGGCCAAATGAGTGAACTTACAAAATCACAACATGCCCAAATGTCATCGGTGATTTTGGAGAAACTTCTGGAAGATCCCGATTTTCAAAAAGCCGAAACTATCGGGGTGACCATCTCGCGCTGGCCGGAAGTGGATACGATTCCGCTCATCGAAACGTGTTGGCGGCTGGGCAAAAGAGTCGCCGCCCCGAAATGTTTTGCAAAAGACCGGACGATGGATTTCCGGCTGTTCAACAGACTCGGCCAATTGGAAGTGGTGTACATGGACCTCCAGGAACCGATCGAAGCCCTAACGGAAGCTATCGGCCCGGAAAGCCTCGATTTATTGATTGTGCCCGGCGTTGTCTTTACGCAAAGCGGCTACCGCATTGGCTTCGGCGGAGGCTATTATGATCGGTATTTGAGCGGATTTAATGGCAACACCCGTTCACTGGCGTTCGATTTCCAGCTGACTGGCGAATTGCCTATCGAAAGCCACGACATCCCAGTCGATGGCATCATCACGGAAAAAAGAACAATCGACTCAAAGGCGGTGAGAGCATGA
- a CDS encoding YqgQ family protein, producing the protein MKDLYDVMQLLKRYGTIVYTADFISDLDLMESDIRELYDHDFITPREYASALMILRQKRTEYEKKGKS; encoded by the coding sequence ATGAAAGACCTTTACGATGTAATGCAATTGCTAAAAAGGTACGGAACGATCGTCTACACGGCGGATTTTATTTCGGATCTCGATTTGATGGAATCCGACATCCGCGAGCTGTACGACCACGATTTCATCACGCCGCGCGAATACGCGTCTGCCTTGATGATCTTGCGGCAGAAACGCACAGAATATGAGAAAAAAGGAAAATCATGA
- a CDS encoding LTA synthase family protein, with amino-acid sequence MKNKEWPKHSVLAIAVIATWLTTYVVYKTAFSITIDNALQEFILFLNPLSLLLFAYGGALFFKSKKARNRYILAIAVLTSVILYGNVAFYRFFTDFITLPVLFQTDNFGDIGNSAAASIFWTDILYFADIIIILLAMRFVKEKETAVKSAATHRKAYFVLSAAVLFFNLGLAEAERPQLLTRSFDREMLVKNLGMYNYHLYDVYIQSKSQAQRALADGSELTEVTNYVRSNQAEPSEEMFGAAEGRNLIVVTLESLQTFVLNNEMNGETITPFMNELTQDEDTIYFPNFYHQTGLGKTSDSEFLLETGMYPLSGGAVFFTHSGNTFNSMAEKMGNEGYTTNVQHANTKSFWNRDMMYESLNIDKFYDIQSYTVGEGQAVNWGMKDIPFFEQSVGHMSEMQQPFYTRLLSLTNHHPFTLDEEDKLIDEFDSNSGTLNRYFQTVRYLDEAVKSLFEDLKEQGLYENSIIVMYGDHYGISDNHNEAMAQYLGKEITPYESAQLQKVPFFVHIPGYEKGYVDEEIGGQVDMRSTILHLMGMETEKDIQFGGDLFSEEHEEFVIFRDGRFVTDEYVYAANVCYDIETGEPMEDQSVCDPYAERALEELQYSESIINGDLLRFYEEENGQLKTLDEQEQP; translated from the coding sequence ATGAAAAACAAAGAATGGCCTAAGCATTCGGTCCTGGCCATCGCAGTCATAGCGACATGGCTGACGACATATGTCGTCTACAAAACGGCCTTTTCCATTACAATCGACAATGCATTGCAGGAATTCATCCTGTTCTTGAACCCCTTAAGCTTACTATTATTCGCCTATGGAGGCGCGCTCTTCTTCAAGAGCAAGAAAGCAAGAAATCGCTATATCCTAGCCATTGCCGTTTTGACTTCGGTCATTTTATACGGAAATGTAGCGTTCTACCGTTTCTTTACGGATTTTATCACGCTGCCCGTATTGTTCCAAACGGATAATTTTGGTGACATCGGCAATAGTGCTGCCGCGAGCATCTTCTGGACCGATATTCTCTATTTCGCTGACATCATCATCATCCTGTTGGCGATGCGCTTCGTGAAGGAGAAGGAGACAGCAGTCAAATCGGCAGCGACACACCGCAAAGCATATTTTGTCTTGTCAGCAGCTGTGCTGTTCTTTAACCTCGGCCTTGCCGAAGCAGAACGCCCGCAATTATTGACGAGAAGCTTTGACCGCGAAATGCTCGTCAAGAACCTGGGGATGTACAATTACCATCTGTATGATGTCTATATTCAATCGAAATCACAAGCACAACGAGCGCTTGCGGACGGCTCGGAATTGACGGAAGTGACCAACTACGTCCGTTCGAACCAAGCGGAACCATCTGAAGAAATGTTCGGCGCTGCGGAAGGGCGTAATTTGATCGTTGTCACACTCGAGTCTTTACAGACCTTTGTTTTGAACAATGAAATGAACGGCGAGACCATCACGCCTTTCATGAACGAATTGACACAAGATGAAGATACGATTTACTTCCCGAACTTTTACCACCAGACCGGGCTCGGAAAAACTTCCGACTCCGAGTTCCTGCTTGAGACCGGTATGTATCCGTTGAGCGGAGGCGCCGTGTTCTTTACGCACAGCGGCAATACATTCAATTCCATGGCGGAAAAGATGGGCAACGAAGGTTATACGACCAATGTCCAACACGCCAATACGAAAAGTTTCTGGAACCGCGACATGATGTACGAATCGCTTAATATCGACAAGTTCTATGATATCCAGAGCTACACAGTAGGCGAAGGGCAAGCCGTCAACTGGGGCATGAAGGACATTCCGTTCTTCGAGCAATCAGTCGGCCATATGTCTGAAATGCAGCAGCCGTTCTACACGCGCCTGTTGTCGCTTACAAACCACCATCCGTTCACATTGGATGAAGAAGACAAACTGATCGACGAATTCGACTCCAATTCCGGCACGTTGAACCGTTATTTCCAAACGGTGCGTTATTTGGATGAAGCGGTCAAATCATTATTCGAAGATTTGAAGGAACAAGGATTGTATGAAAACTCCATCATCGTGATGTACGGCGACCATTACGGCATCTCCGACAACCACAACGAAGCGATGGCGCAGTATCTAGGCAAGGAAATTACGCCGTATGAATCGGCACAATTGCAAAAAGTGCCATTTTTCGTCCATATCCCAGGTTATGAAAAGGGCTATGTAGATGAGGAAATCGGCGGCCAAGTGGATATGCGTTCGACGATCCTTCATTTGATGGGCATGGAAACCGAAAAAGACATTCAATTCGGCGGAGATTTATTCTCTGAAGAACACGAGGAATTCGTCATTTTCCGTGACGGGCGCTTTGTTACCGATGAATATGTCTATGCAGCGAATGTCTGCTACGATATCGAAACAGGCGAACCGATGGAAGACCAAAGCGTGTGCGACCCATATGCTGAACGTGCCCTCGAGGAGCTCCAGTATTCCGAATCAATCATCAACGGCGACTTGCTGAGGTTCTACGAAGAGGAAAACGGCCAATTGAAAACATTGGATGAACAAGAACAACCGTAA
- a CDS encoding DUF2759 domain-containing protein, whose amino-acid sequence MSWILMVIFGLTAVLAAIGTVQTLRNKEVLGFLFNFGTFVIFGGFTVATLITQGYPPGLH is encoded by the coding sequence ATGAGTTGGATTTTGATGGTTATTTTCGGCCTCACTGCAGTTCTTGCTGCAATCGGTACAGTTCAAACCCTAAGAAACAAAGAAGTTTTAGGATTCTTATTTAATTTTGGGACCTTTGTTATTTTCGGCGGTTTCACCGTTGCAACTCTCATTACACAGGGTTACCCACCTGGCCTTCATTAA
- a CDS encoding MBL fold metallo-hydrolase yields MLKIDRLELGPVQTNCYIISGEGKQCVIFDPGEEAGKIQEVLKRKQLTPLAILLTHAHFDHIGAVDELREIYKIPVYLHYKERDFLGRPNLNGSGKYAALPDYRVADADELITDQQSLEIGPFKMELFHTPGHSPGSVSFYFPEDRFAIVGDTLFSGSIGRTDLAEGSEQVLLKSIRESLLTLPEETFLFPGHGPETTPKQEQQHNPFLRM; encoded by the coding sequence ATGTTAAAAATCGATCGGCTGGAACTAGGCCCAGTGCAAACGAATTGCTACATCATATCAGGGGAAGGCAAGCAATGTGTCATTTTCGATCCCGGTGAGGAAGCTGGGAAAATCCAGGAAGTCTTAAAACGCAAGCAATTGACGCCGCTTGCGATTCTTCTGACACATGCCCATTTCGACCATATCGGGGCGGTCGATGAATTGAGGGAGATATATAAAATCCCTGTCTATCTTCATTACAAAGAACGCGATTTCCTTGGACGCCCGAATTTGAATGGCTCGGGTAAATATGCGGCATTGCCGGATTACCGTGTAGCGGATGCGGATGAATTGATCACCGATCAACAATCGCTTGAAATCGGCCCGTTCAAAATGGAGCTATTCCATACACCCGGGCATTCGCCAGGCAGCGTGAGCTTTTATTTTCCGGAAGACCGTTTCGCGATTGTCGGGGACACCTTGTTTTCCGGAAGCATTGGGCGCACCGATTTGGCGGAAGGCTCAGAACAGGTGCTGCTAAAATCAATCCGTGAATCGTTATTGACGTTGCCCGAAGAAACCTTCCTGTTCCCCGGGCACGGCCCGGAAACGACCCCAAAACAGGAACAACAGCATAATCCTTTCCTGCGTATGTAA
- a CDS encoding DUF2626 domain-containing protein, whose translation MDNMFKLMGWWTGIFAILFYVGDMVEVSLLMVANTGFFVLLGYLNISERMYMYIFGAYLTVFFVGFTYYSTFIHVPGAGH comes from the coding sequence ATGGATAATATGTTTAAATTAATGGGATGGTGGACTGGAATCTTTGCAATTTTATTTTATGTCGGCGATATGGTAGAAGTATCATTGTTGATGGTTGCCAATACCGGCTTCTTCGTTCTTCTTGGATACTTAAACATTTCTGAACGCATGTACATGTATATTTTTGGAGCCTATCTGACAGTCTTTTTCGTTGGCTTTACTTACTACTCTACGTTCATCCACGTCCCAGGAGCAGGTCATTAA
- a CDS encoding ATPase, T2SS/T4P/T4SS family, giving the protein MNGHTHHFRISTLPSVMTKESIVIRVIPDSTALFLDELAAFRDSARLLEKLAGERQGLMLLTGPTGCGKSTTLYSLLRHCSERLNRNVITLEDPVERQNPAFLQIQVNEKSGMNYATGLKAILRHDPDIIMIGEIRDAETAEIAVRAALTGHLVFSTIHARHSVGCLHRLHDLGIPYEDMLQTLIGIAAQKIVPMYEDLEQLETKHRALYEILCDESLADAIRSAKQQQDYQLPEHLSFGGQIREGVRIGALHSGFEF; this is encoded by the coding sequence ATGAATGGCCATACCCATCATTTCCGGATTTCAACATTGCCTTCCGTGATGACAAAAGAAAGCATCGTCATCCGTGTCATTCCCGACAGCACAGCGTTGTTCCTCGACGAATTGGCGGCATTCCGCGATTCGGCCAGGCTGCTCGAGAAGCTTGCCGGCGAACGGCAGGGTTTGATGCTTTTGACAGGCCCGACCGGCTGCGGCAAATCGACCACCTTGTATTCTCTCTTGCGCCATTGTTCCGAGCGGCTCAACCGCAATGTCATCACCCTCGAAGATCCTGTGGAGCGGCAAAATCCTGCCTTTCTTCAAATCCAAGTAAACGAAAAGTCGGGAATGAATTATGCGACTGGCTTGAAAGCCATTTTACGTCATGATCCCGACATCATCATGATCGGCGAAATCCGTGATGCCGAAACCGCTGAAATAGCCGTCAGGGCCGCCTTGACAGGGCATTTAGTGTTTTCAACGATCCATGCTAGGCATTCGGTCGGCTGTCTTCATAGACTCCATGATTTAGGCATTCCATACGAAGACATGCTGCAGACACTCATCGGCATCGCAGCCCAGAAAATTGTGCCGATGTATGAGGATTTGGAGCAGCTCGAGACGAAGCATCGCGCGTTGTATGAAATTTTATGCGATGAAAGTTTAGCGGACGCCATCCGTTCCGCGAAACAGCAGCAGGATTATCAATTGCCGGAGCATTTATCGTTTGGCGGACAGATCCGGGAAGGAGTGAGGATCGGTGCGCTTCATTCCGGTTTCGAATTCTAG
- the comGB gene encoding competence type IV pilus assembly protein ComGB encodes MRFIPVSNSRRVPFRERGQFLTRLSVLMSEGYLFPVAMTLLLPMHTERLDEALAGMDRILKGGGNAAEVLKFLGFRERVLFPVEIAEFHGKLSEAMTGIAAGFKRTEEVQKKLRNILVYPVSLLILTAALFLFFRTNYVPNLTALISSLQHGEEGEGVPVYLLRIPDVAIAAFTAVALIIIGFREYIKRQPAERQISLLIKLPVIGPVMRLYWSQIASRELGTLLHSGISLQEALKLLRVQRHHAIISQIAESLHDEVKTGIALSVAVGRHDFAANDMAAFIRHGEATGMLGKELMLYSEVLLDRIELQAQRSLKIIQPSFFVLIAVCIVAAYLAILLPMYNLVHTI; translated from the coding sequence GTGCGCTTCATTCCGGTTTCGAATTCTAGGCGCGTGCCGTTTCGTGAACGTGGCCAATTTCTAACAAGGCTTTCGGTGTTGATGTCAGAAGGTTATTTGTTTCCTGTTGCCATGACGCTCCTTTTGCCCATGCACACAGAACGATTAGATGAAGCGCTCGCGGGCATGGACCGCATATTAAAAGGCGGCGGCAACGCAGCAGAAGTGCTAAAGTTTCTCGGATTCCGCGAGCGTGTGTTGTTTCCGGTTGAGATTGCCGAGTTTCATGGCAAACTCAGTGAAGCGATGACCGGCATCGCTGCAGGGTTCAAGCGGACCGAAGAAGTGCAGAAAAAACTGCGCAATATCCTTGTCTATCCGGTCTCGCTGTTAATTCTTACCGCTGCGTTGTTCTTGTTTTTTAGAACCAATTATGTCCCCAATCTGACTGCGTTGATTTCTTCGCTGCAGCACGGCGAAGAAGGCGAAGGGGTTCCGGTTTATTTGCTGCGCATTCCGGATGTGGCAATCGCTGCTTTCACGGCTGTTGCGTTAATAATTATTGGCTTTCGTGAATATATAAAGCGGCAGCCTGCAGAGCGTCAAATTTCACTATTGATCAAATTGCCGGTCATTGGCCCCGTAATGCGTCTTTATTGGTCGCAAATCGCTTCGCGGGAACTTGGTACGTTATTGCATAGCGGGATTTCCTTGCAGGAAGCGCTAAAATTATTGCGCGTCCAGCGGCACCACGCTATCATCAGCCAGATTGCTGAATCGTTGCACGACGAAGTCAAGACCGGTATCGCTCTGTCAGTTGCTGTTGGGCGCCATGACTTTGCGGCAAACGACATGGCGGCATTCATCCGCCACGGTGAAGCAACCGGCATGCTCGGGAAAGAATTGATGCTCTATAGCGAAGTGTTGCTCGACCGAATTGAACTGCAAGCCCAACGTTCATTGAAAATCATCCAGCCCAGTTTCTTTGTGTTGATTGCTGTTTGTATCGTTGCCGCCTATTTGGCCATTCTCTTGCCGATGTACAATCTCGTCCATACGATTTAA
- the comGC gene encoding competence type IV pilus major pilin ComGC has product MNKLKNQRGFTLIEMLIVMLIITVLIAIAIPNVSKQTSAVDEKGCKAFVQMVQGQVESYRMDKKAIPAMADLVSEGYLKTGETSCPNGEVINISVDGVVSSSKGS; this is encoded by the coding sequence ATGAACAAATTAAAAAACCAACGAGGCTTTACGCTTATTGAAATGTTGATTGTCATGTTGATCATCACAGTATTGATCGCAATCGCCATCCCGAATGTCTCGAAACAGACATCAGCGGTCGATGAAAAAGGCTGCAAGGCATTCGTCCAGATGGTTCAGGGCCAAGTAGAATCTTACCGAATGGATAAAAAAGCGATACCGGCGATGGCAGATTTGGTGTCTGAAGGCTATTTAAAAACAGGTGAGACGAGCTGCCCGAACGGGGAAGTGATCAATATTTCAGTTGATGGCGTGGTGAGCTCATCAAAAGGATCCTAA